Proteins encoded within one genomic window of Candidatus Bipolaricaulota bacterium:
- a CDS encoding phosphotransacetylase family protein, with the protein MRTILIVSTDNRAGKSLLSLGLGLTLRENGIPFSYMKPISSKVSYSTGEPLDRDAGTIRDVLGLDDPLKEIAPVALEGPFLQEAIESGDRGFHRRIVDAFERITAGRDVAIVEGRRYLGLGTGAGLSDLDLAELLGADLLLLTSYDGEEAIDRILCALRMLEGGPNVLGVVINEVAMESQFEQVRDVFVPFLADRGAEVLGIIPYERRLRWVQVDEIVERLGGKVLTDVPLELPVENFLVGAMGPEAALRSFRRTPNLGVITGGDRHDLQEAALTVPSLHCLVLTGNLRPPRRIIELANTRGVPIILVGQHTMSAALLCQELPERSRLRRGARLDEAIELVRKNVDLELILEKAEDR; encoded by the coding sequence ATGCGCACGATCTTGATCGTATCCACCGATAACCGAGCGGGGAAGAGCCTCCTCTCCCTCGGTCTCGGGCTCACCCTGCGGGAGAATGGGATCCCATTTTCCTATATGAAGCCGATCAGCTCCAAGGTCTCCTACTCCACCGGCGAGCCGCTCGACCGGGACGCAGGAACGATCCGGGACGTCCTCGGGCTCGATGACCCACTGAAGGAGATCGCCCCGGTCGCCCTGGAGGGGCCGTTTCTGCAGGAAGCGATCGAGTCCGGGGACCGCGGGTTCCACCGCCGGATCGTGGACGCGTTCGAGCGGATCACCGCGGGAAGGGACGTGGCGATCGTGGAGGGGCGACGCTACCTCGGGCTTGGGACCGGGGCCGGGCTGAGCGATCTCGACCTCGCCGAGCTCCTCGGGGCGGACCTCCTCCTCCTCACAAGCTACGACGGCGAGGAAGCGATCGACCGCATCTTGTGCGCGCTGCGGATGCTCGAGGGCGGCCCGAACGTCCTCGGGGTGGTAATCAACGAAGTGGCGATGGAATCGCAGTTCGAGCAGGTGCGCGATGTGTTCGTCCCGTTCCTCGCTGATCGTGGGGCCGAGGTCCTCGGGATCATCCCCTACGAGCGACGTCTCCGCTGGGTCCAGGTAGACGAGATCGTCGAGCGCCTCGGGGGAAAGGTCCTGACCGACGTCCCCCTCGAGCTCCCGGTGGAGAACTTCCTCGTCGGGGCGATGGGGCCGGAGGCCGCGCTGCGCAGCTTCCGCCGCACCCCGAACCTGGGGGTGATCACCGGTGGGGACAGGCATGACTTACAGGAGGCGGCCCTCACCGTTCCCAGCCTCCACTGTCTGGTCCTCACCGGGAACCTGCGCCCGCCGCGTCGGATCATCGAGCTCGCCAACACCCGCGGGGTGCCGATCATCCTCGTCGGGCAGCACACGATGAGCGCCGCTCTCCTCTGCCAAGAGCTCCCGGAGCGGTCACGGCTGCGCCGCGGGGCCCGGCTCGACGAGGCGATCGAGCTCGTACGAAAGAACGTCGACCTTGAGCTGATCCTGGAGAAGGCGGAGGACCGTTAA
- a CDS encoding response regulator transcription factor yields the protein MKRILVVDDEEMIVRTVRAYLEREGFKTYAAYDGEQALREVEDKNPDLIVLDLMLPKMSGIDVTKRIRSHSNVPIIMLTAKAAETDRVIGLELGADDYVVKPFSPRELVARVRAVLRRSEGKMEEPERIEAGDLVIDLMGREVTLNGETIDLTPTEFDLLAFLARHPGQVFTRLQLLREVQGYTYDSFARTIDTHVKNIRRKLNEDPKNPRYILTVHGVGYRFARDVK from the coding sequence ATGAAGCGGATCCTGGTAGTCGACGATGAAGAGATGATCGTCCGCACGGTGCGGGCGTACCTGGAGAGGGAAGGGTTCAAGACCTACGCCGCCTACGATGGGGAACAGGCCCTGCGCGAGGTGGAGGACAAGAATCCGGACCTGATCGTGCTCGACCTGATGCTCCCCAAGATGAGCGGGATCGATGTCACCAAGCGGATTAGATCCCACTCGAACGTCCCGATCATTATGCTCACCGCCAAGGCAGCGGAGACCGATCGGGTGATCGGCCTTGAGCTCGGAGCGGACGATTATGTAGTCAAGCCGTTCTCCCCCCGTGAGCTCGTCGCCCGGGTGCGGGCGGTGCTGCGCCGGAGCGAGGGGAAGATGGAGGAACCGGAGCGGATCGAGGCCGGTGACCTCGTCATCGATCTGATGGGGCGAGAGGTGACCCTGAATGGGGAAACGATCGACCTCACTCCGACTGAGTTTGACCTCCTTGCCTTTCTCGCCCGCCATCCCGGGCAGGTATTCACCCGGCTCCAGCTGTTGCGCGAGGTGCAGGGCTACACCTACGACTCGTTTGCCCGTACGATCGACACGCACGTGAAGAACATCCGTCGCAAGCTGAACGAGGATCCGAAGAACCCTCGCTACATCCTCACCGTGCACGGAGTTGGTTACCGGTTTGCAAGGGATGTTAAATAA
- a CDS encoding HAMP domain-containing protein, with protein MKRRFPFALKLGLSFVVVILVTVALIYFLTAHSITAQFAEFRAQNRAQVARQVSGLLAAYRMENGSWFGIERLLSTQYTVFINGRLIVRRTSMIGPFSLADETGKVIVSTKPDRVGTILTPKEIASGIPIKIGSVRVGTLVLDASSSILDPAEEKFLTSAKHSALIGGGIASGVALFLAMILISQVLSPLHLLARATERIASGDLSQRVVLRARDEFGQLGESFNRMIENLRRSERVRQTMTADIAHELRTPVTIIQGNLEAILDGIYEPTPETIAPIYEETLHLGRLIDDLRELSLAEAGELPLNRTPTDLAALVEQVTETIAGALEDGPRIEVQVDHSLPPIPVDPMRIRQVIVNLVSNAVRYTPKDGVIEVSLRRAGDGVEFIVEDNGPGISPDDLPHLFERFYRGDRARTRAGGGSGLGLAIAKQWTEAHGGTIRASNRPQGGARFVVHIPFPR; from the coding sequence ATGAAGCGCCGGTTCCCATTTGCACTCAAGCTCGGACTGTCGTTTGTGGTCGTGATTTTGGTCACGGTTGCCTTGATCTACTTCCTCACCGCCCACTCGATCACCGCTCAGTTCGCCGAGTTTCGTGCCCAGAACCGGGCCCAGGTCGCGCGGCAGGTATCCGGACTCCTCGCCGCGTATCGGATGGAAAACGGAAGTTGGTTCGGGATCGAGCGCCTCCTATCCACCCAGTACACCGTGTTCATCAATGGGAGGCTGATCGTGCGGCGGACGTCGATGATCGGGCCGTTCTCCCTCGCGGATGAGACGGGGAAGGTGATCGTCTCCACAAAGCCGGATCGGGTGGGGACGATCCTTACCCCAAAGGAGATCGCGTCCGGGATCCCGATCAAAATCGGGAGCGTCCGCGTCGGGACATTGGTCCTCGACGCAAGCTCCTCGATCCTCGATCCGGCCGAGGAGAAGTTTCTCACCTCGGCGAAGCACTCCGCCCTGATCGGAGGTGGGATCGCCTCCGGAGTTGCCCTGTTCCTGGCGATGATCCTCATCTCCCAGGTACTATCCCCGCTTCACCTCCTGGCGCGGGCGACGGAGCGGATCGCGAGCGGTGATCTCTCCCAGCGCGTTGTCCTGCGGGCGCGGGACGAGTTCGGGCAGCTCGGCGAGTCGTTCAACCGGATGATCGAGAACCTGCGCCGCTCCGAGCGGGTGCGCCAGACGATGACCGCGGACATCGCCCACGAGCTTCGCACCCCGGTGACGATCATCCAGGGGAACCTGGAAGCGATCCTGGACGGGATCTACGAGCCGACCCCGGAGACGATCGCCCCGATCTACGAGGAGACCCTCCACCTCGGTCGGCTGATCGACGACCTGCGCGAGCTGTCGCTGGCCGAGGCGGGTGAGCTCCCGTTGAACCGCACCCCGACCGACCTGGCGGCGTTGGTCGAGCAGGTGACGGAGACGATCGCGGGAGCCCTCGAGGACGGCCCGCGGATCGAGGTGCAAGTCGATCACTCCCTCCCCCCGATCCCGGTCGACCCGATGCGAATCAGGCAGGTGATCGTAAATCTTGTCAGCAACGCCGTTCGCTACACCCCGAAGGACGGGGTGATCGAGGTCTCTCTCCGGCGGGCCGGGGACGGGGTCGAGTTCATCGTGGAGGACAACGGTCCCGGGATATCACCCGACGACCTCCCCCACCTGTTCGAGCGGTTCTACCGGGGCGACCGGGCGCGGACCCGGGCGGGCGGAGGTTCCGGCCTCGGGCTGGCGATCGCTAAGCAATGGACCGAGGCGCACGGCGGTACGATCCGGGCGAGCAACCGCCCTCAGGGTGGGGCGAGGTTCGTTGTCCACATCCCCTTCCCGAGGTGA
- a CDS encoding VWA domain-containing protein — translation MNKEVGMRGRRLAVLLGLLLGLLVYGIVQAAPQNLVLILDASNSMNKAFGAQTRIEEAKGALSELLGTLPEGINIGAIAYGHRVAKTDRDASCKDIEEVFPLQPLTAQLRSDMVSTLKGITAQGMTPLADALARAGDALANAQGNRMILLLTDGEETCGGDPLAVAQRLGAMDPPVELNIVGIAVDPEVRDSLTAMAAATGGQYRDVGQADDLFSALAAAISPPAEQKPAIPPEYACIGITNVVKGTEGNDTLYGTPGNDLIYGLGGDDLIIGLGGNDVLLGGAGDDVIEGLDGNDLLNGGPGNDTIFGGAGDDLIAGGLGNDSLEGEAGNDCLDGGPGNDKLLGGAGNNLLYGGGGDDVLMQGQISNAPCIPTCPPVCSACGSTPSPLPCCPGPRAAKVVDEGTQIRLHGTVADDDCGVTQVCWTATAGTFDDPTALDPLYTAPMVNCCQGIDVKVTLTATDKCGASSSDSFVIHVRNVNHPPVVEAGPDVVVDENGTIQLTCSASDPDGDSLSYYWTVENGRGVISDPCILHPTYTAPEVSSCNGEDVVLTLTVTDACGASSSDTLTVHVRNVNAPPIVQLGPGFAMPEGASKRLAAVASDPECEALTYYWTASAGSFDDPFAATPVYTAPLTSNCDGEDVYINLTVTDPCGASACATMCIHVQNVNAPPQVKADP, via the coding sequence ATGAATAAGGAGGTAGGAATGCGTGGCAGAAGATTAGCAGTGTTGCTCGGCCTTTTGCTCGGGCTTCTTGTCTATGGTATCGTACAGGCGGCTCCTCAGAACCTGGTATTGATCCTCGACGCTTCCAACAGCATGAACAAGGCGTTTGGAGCGCAGACCAGGATCGAGGAGGCGAAGGGGGCTCTGTCGGAACTCCTCGGGACCCTGCCGGAGGGGATAAACATCGGCGCGATCGCCTATGGCCATCGGGTGGCAAAAACCGATCGCGACGCGAGCTGCAAGGACATCGAGGAGGTATTCCCGCTGCAGCCGCTCACCGCGCAGCTGCGCAGCGACATGGTCTCCACCCTCAAGGGGATAACGGCGCAGGGGATGACCCCGCTCGCCGACGCCCTCGCCCGCGCCGGCGATGCCCTCGCCAATGCGCAAGGGAATCGGATGATCCTCCTCCTCACCGACGGAGAGGAGACGTGCGGCGGCGACCCGCTGGCAGTGGCACAGCGGCTTGGGGCGATGGATCCCCCGGTCGAGCTCAACATCGTCGGGATCGCGGTCGATCCGGAGGTGCGGGATTCTCTGACCGCGATGGCTGCAGCGACCGGTGGTCAGTACCGCGACGTCGGACAGGCGGATGATCTGTTCTCCGCCCTCGCGGCGGCGATCTCCCCGCCAGCGGAACAGAAGCCGGCGATCCCCCCGGAGTACGCGTGCATCGGGATCACCAATGTGGTCAAGGGAACAGAGGGGAACGACACCCTGTACGGCACCCCGGGGAACGACTTGATCTACGGACTCGGCGGGGATGATCTGATCATCGGGCTCGGCGGGAACGACGTCCTCCTCGGCGGCGCGGGGGACGATGTCATCGAGGGCCTGGACGGGAATGACCTTCTAAACGGCGGGCCGGGCAACGACACCATATTCGGTGGGGCCGGGGACGACCTGATCGCAGGAGGGCTGGGGAACGACTCCCTCGAAGGAGAGGCGGGCAACGATTGCCTCGACGGCGGTCCAGGAAACGACAAGCTCCTCGGCGGGGCCGGGAACAACCTCCTCTACGGTGGAGGAGGTGACGACGTGCTGATGCAGGGGCAGATCTCCAATGCGCCGTGCATCCCCACCTGTCCGCCGGTATGCTCGGCATGTGGGTCAACCCCGTCGCCTCTCCCTTGCTGTCCGGGGCCGAGGGCGGCCAAGGTAGTCGATGAAGGGACGCAGATCAGGCTGCATGGGACCGTCGCCGATGACGACTGCGGAGTGACCCAGGTCTGCTGGACGGCAACGGCCGGGACGTTCGATGATCCGACCGCGCTCGACCCGCTTTACACAGCCCCGATGGTGAATTGCTGCCAGGGGATCGACGTCAAGGTGACCCTCACCGCGACCGACAAGTGTGGGGCGAGCTCGTCCGACTCGTTCGTGATCCACGTGCGGAACGTCAACCATCCCCCGGTGGTCGAGGCCGGACCGGACGTGGTGGTGGACGAGAACGGGACGATCCAGCTCACCTGCTCTGCGTCCGATCCGGACGGAGACTCGTTGAGCTACTACTGGACGGTGGAGAACGGCCGCGGGGTCATCTCCGATCCGTGCATTCTCCATCCGACCTACACTGCACCTGAGGTCTCTTCCTGCAATGGGGAGGACGTGGTACTGACTCTGACCGTGACCGATGCGTGCGGGGCGTCGAGCTCGGACACCCTGACGGTGCACGTGCGCAACGTCAATGCACCGCCGATCGTGCAGCTCGGCCCGGGGTTTGCCATGCCCGAGGGCGCGAGCAAGCGGCTCGCCGCGGTGGCGAGCGACCCGGAGTGCGAGGCGCTCACGTACTACTGGACAGCGAGCGCGGGGAGCTTCGACGACCCGTTCGCCGCAACCCCGGTGTACACCGCACCGCTGACCAGCAACTGCGACGGGGAGGATGTATACATCAACCTCACCGTCACTGACCCGTGCGGGGCGAGCGCGTGCGCAACCATGTGCATCCACGTCCAGAACGTTAATGCACCACCGCAAGTTAAAGCCGATCCGTAA
- a CDS encoding OsmC family protein has product MGKTIVKFAGGMQFIGQGESGHAVLMDSDPRVGGEDTALRPVETMLCALGGCTGMDVISILRKMRTVPTEFRIEIEDARATEHPKVLTKVHLIYRFKGNVPKENADKAIRLSMERYCPITNIINKVAEVTWESVVEPD; this is encoded by the coding sequence ATGGGAAAGACGATCGTCAAGTTCGCAGGTGGGATGCAATTTATCGGGCAGGGGGAGAGCGGGCATGCGGTTCTGATGGATTCCGATCCCCGGGTCGGAGGGGAGGATACCGCCCTTCGCCCGGTGGAGACGATGCTGTGCGCCCTGGGGGGGTGTACCGGGATGGACGTGATCTCGATCCTGCGCAAGATGCGCACTGTCCCCACGGAGTTTCGGATCGAGATCGAGGACGCCCGTGCGACCGAGCATCCGAAGGTGTTGACCAAGGTTCACCTCATCTATCGGTTCAAGGGGAACGTCCCCAAGGAGAACGCCGATAAAGCGATTCGGCTCTCGATGGAGCGCTACTGCCCGATCACCAACATCATCAACAAAGTGGCGGAAGTGACCTGGGAGTCGGTGGTCGAGCCCGATTAA
- a CDS encoding winged helix-turn-helix transcriptional regulator, translating into MRETEARKRWVEVFSALASEPRLRIVEMLIGRTVDCQEILDELSLSQPAVSYHLGRLERAGVLVKERNGARNCYHLNEDLTGLIELLKEEVR; encoded by the coding sequence ATGAGGGAAACAGAAGCGAGAAAGCGGTGGGTGGAGGTGTTCTCCGCGCTGGCGAGCGAGCCGCGTCTCCGTATCGTGGAGATGCTGATCGGCCGCACCGTCGACTGCCAGGAGATTCTGGACGAGCTCTCATTGAGCCAGCCAGCGGTCTCCTATCACCTCGGTCGGCTCGAGCGGGCCGGGGTGTTGGTGAAGGAGCGGAACGGAGCGCGGAACTGCTACCACCTGAACGAGGACCTCACCGGACTCATAGAGCTATTGAAGGAGGAAGTAAGATGA
- a CDS encoding glutaredoxin family protein, with the protein MSHEVIIYTTPTCSWCQALKEYLRAREVDFEEIDVSADPAAAQEMIDKSGQMGTPVVDIDGEIIVGFNKPEIDQLLGLN; encoded by the coding sequence ATGAGTCACGAGGTGATCATTTACACAACGCCGACCTGCTCATGGTGCCAGGCGCTCAAGGAGTATCTGCGGGCGCGGGAGGTCGATTTCGAAGAGATCGATGTCTCGGCCGATCCGGCAGCGGCGCAGGAAATGATCGACAAGAGCGGACAGATGGGAACTCCGGTCGTGGACATCGACGGCGAGATCATCGTCGGGTTCAACAAACCGGAGATCGACCAACTACTGGGACTAAACTAG